One stretch of Toxoplasma gondii ME49 chromosome XI, whole genome shotgun sequence DNA includes these proteins:
- a CDS encoding hypothetical protein (encoded by transcript TGME49_312210~Signal peptide predicted by SignalP 2.0 HMM (probability 0.935) with cleavage site probability 0.362 at residue 23~Predicted trans-membrane domain (TMHMM2.0):6-29), protein MRSAETACFSHMMVFLLSASSHAFGTSAARSFHPRVGFSVPLRGSFNFSSFSGSSPFPRLFAASSTFLFPRVSRPLSSSPPCSSLAPHSSLLFCSACAGSSSRVSVCGSGGSPLSFRFFTTNHPSSFPSTRQACIPAATHAGVSSVGAPLQSTASCRVAACSVPRPFFSSISSTSSRSGRPFESPTLLSSIYGASGEARLFSGRPTTPNCEPADATHPSKQKLANSPCVVWSSKSLLSPVSTRQRTLLPRQPPVLPAPPRFPRFACPERANQLCNPEIFQFLPRLCRRIPPGRAVLSVALPLCRAPPQVRKNLPLSSASSSTSTVCLRVS, encoded by the exons atgcgctccgCGGAGACTGCGTGCTTTTCACACATGATGGTATTTTTGCTCTCAGCTTCCAGCCACGCGTTCGGAACCAGCGCAGCGCGTTCCTTTCACCCGCGCGTGGGATTTTCTGTGCCTTTGAGAGGTTCTTTCAACTTCAGCTCTTTCTCAGGCTCTTCGccgtttcctcgcctctttGCCGCCTCTTCaacctttctttttcctcgtgtCTCGCGGCCCTTGTCCTCTTCCCCgccctgctcttctctggcCCCCCACTCGTCGCTGCTTTTCTGCAGCGCGTGCGCTGGGAGTTCGTCACGCGTTTCCGTCTGCGGTTCTGGAGGTTCCCccctttcttttcgctttttcacCACAAATCacccttcctctttcccctcgACTCGACAGGCGTGTATCCCTGCCGCGACTCACGCCGGAGTTTCGTCGGTCGGCGCTCCTCTCCAGTCGACGGCCTCATGTCGCGTGGCGGCCTGCTCTGTTCCCCggccgtttttctcttcgattTCGTCGACTTCCTCCCGATCTGGCCGACCTTTTGAAAGTCCAACACTTCTCTCGAGCATCTACGGAGCGTCTGGCGAAgctcgtctcttttctggcCGTCCAACAACGCCCAACTGCGAACCCGCGGATGCCACCCACCCATCGAAACAGAAACTCGCAAATTCGCCGTGCGtcgtgt GGTCGAGCAAATCGCTTCTCAGTCCGGTTTCGACGCGACAACGAACGCTCCTGCCGCGGCAACCTCCCGTTCTGCCCGCTCCGCCACGTTTCCCTCGCTTTGCTTGCCCAGAGCGCGCGAACCAGCTCTGCAACCCGGAGATCTTCCAGTTTCTGCCGCGTCTCTGCCGAAGAATACCGCCCGGTCGAGCTGTCCTTTCCGTCGCGTTGCCTCTGTGCAGAGCCCCGCCACAAGTCCGAAAAAACCTCCCGCtgtcgtctgcgtcgtcgtcAACCTCGACCGTCTGCCTCCGTGTCAGCTAG
- a CDS encoding serine/threonine protein phosphatase (encoded by transcript TGME49_312200) produces MAEGEGVSGEAATSQDTRAAGEASRPERSQAAVEDLRQAENVNSEEEAAMEECFGDMVAEAESLKTEGNEFFKTRLFHQAVEKYTAAIDLICSNTMTAQTKQILQVLLCNRAFCQINLENYGSAVVDAERVIQMNPLFAKAYYRRGCAYCCLSRYKKAQKDFERVIALSATPDPSVVSRLNECKKQIRLEAFAAAIETQQTMRASEAVRKEGLDTLCPVEKSYDGPVYAPTGSEYCSAEFVGALKEFLKDTSKRLHKQFAYRMVLDVISLLGKLQTLERIRIPDDGEITVCGDVHGQYYDLCNIFELNGMPSKENPYLFNGDFVDRGSFSVECILLLYAAKLAFPDAFHLTRGNHETFEMNRLYGFRGEVLHKYDERLYNLFCESFRLLPLAFVLNDAVFVVHGGLLSRDDVTLEEINKIDRDREPPDGGLMTDLLWSDPSPLPGRSPSKRGVACQFGPDVTAAFLKRNNLKLVIRSHEMKDDGYEVCHNGQLVTVFSAPNYCDQMKNKGAFVRLDGKTLTPKYTQFEAVPHPATRPMQYANPMLSFM; encoded by the exons ATGGCAGAGGGTGAAGGAGTTtcgggagaggcggcgaccTCCCAAGACACTCGAGCCGCGGGAGAGGCGTCGCGGCCAGAGCGTTCTCAGGCTGCAGTCGAAGACTTAAGGCAAGCAGAGAACGTtaacagcgaagaagaagcggcgatGGAGGAGTGCTTTGGAGACATGGTGGCTGAAGCTGAGAGTCTGAAGACTGAAGGCAACGAGTTCTTCAAAACTCGACTCTTCCACCAAGCTGTTGAGAAGTACACTGCAGCAATCGACCTCATCTGCAGCAACACCATGACTGCACAAACCAAGCAAATTCTCCAGGTTCTCCTCTGCAACAGGGCCTTCTGTCAAATCAACCTCGAAAACTATG GCTCTGCGGTGGTTGATGCGGAGCGTGTGATTCAAATGAATCCCTTATTTGCCAAGGCGTACTATCGCCGCGGCTGCGCGTactgctgtctctcgcgctaCAAGAAGGCTCAGAAAG ACTTCGAGCGCGTCATTGCGTTGTCTGCGACACCGGATCCGAGCGTCGTATCGCGGCTGAACGAATGCAAGAAACAGATTCGGTTGGAGGCGTTCGCAGCCGCCATCGAGACCCAACAGACGATGCGCGCTTCTGAGGCTGTGCGGAAGGAAGGACTCGACACCCTCTGCCCTGTCGAGAAGAGCTACGACGGACCTGTGTACGCGCCCACTGGCAGCGAGTACTGCTCTGCGGAGTTTGTCGGAGCTCTGAAGGAATTCTTGAAAGATACGTCGAAGAGACTGCACAAACAATTCGCCTACCGCATGGTCTTGGACGTGATATCTCTTTTGGGCAAGCTGCAGACGCTGGAGAGAATCCGCATTCCTGACGACGGCGAAATCACCGTCTGCGGAGACGTCCATGGACAGTACTACGACTTGTGCAACATCTTCGAACTCAACGGAATGCCCTCCAAAGAAAATCCCTACCTTTTCAATGGAGACTTCGTCGACAGAGGCTCCTTCTCCGTAGAG TGCATTCTTCTGCTCTACGCCGCGAAGCTTGCCTTCCCCGACGCGTTCCACCTCACTCGAGGAAATCATGAAACTTTTGAAATGAATCGGCTCTACGGTTTTCGAGGCGAAGTCCTGCACAAATACGACGAACGCCTGTATAATCTGTTCTGTGAG TCTTTCCGTCTGCTGCCGCTCGCGTTTGTGTTGAACGACGCCGTGTTCGTCGTCCACGGAGGCCTTCTGAGTCGCGACGATGTGACTCTCGAGGAAATCAACAAAAttgacagagacagggaaccTCCTGATGGCG gACTGATGACGGATCTCCTCTGGTCTGACCCTTCGCCGCTACCGGGGCGTTCGCCGTCCAAGCGAGGTGTAGCTTGTCAGTTCGGCCCAGATGTAACTGCTGCCTTCTTGAAGCGAAACAATTTGAAGCTGGTGATTCGCTCGCACGAAATGAAGGACGACGGCTACGAAGTGTGCCACAACGGCCAGCTG GTCACCGTCTTCAGTGCACCGAATTACTGCGACCAGATGAAAAACAAAGGGGCCTTCGTCAG GCTGGACGGAAAGACGCTGACCCCGAAGTACACGCAGTTCGAGGCGGTGCCTCATCCAGCGACGCGACCAATGCAATACGCGAATCCCATGCTCAGCTTCATGTAG
- a CDS encoding mitochondrial inner membrane translocase subunit TIM17, putative (encoded by transcript TGME49_312220) — MPPRHDLTREPCPGRILEDLGGAFGMGALGGFLWHFAKGWRNSPKYEKFAGGMLSGSMKSPLVGSSFAVWGGLYATFDCSLIYLRGGKEDSWNPVLSGALTGGVLSMRSGWRSCMKNAAIGGVLLGIIEVVQLAFQRSTGEGPTPRQQYRQYLEMEQAERRAAEQAGSSPSFFKRFFSSGGPPGNSNSGSSSSPGSSSGGSEFLPEKPEGVSV; from the exons ATGCCGCCTCGACACGACCTCACTCGGGAGCCTTGCCCCGGCCGGATTCTGGAGGATTTGGGCGGCGCGTTCGGAATGGGTGCGCTTGGCGGATTTTTGTGGCACTTTGCAAAAGGCTGGCGGAACTCTCCAAAGTATGAGAAGTTCGCCGGAGGCATGCTGTCCGGCTCGATGAAGTCTCCTCTTGTCGGTTCTTCCTTTGCGGTCTGGGGAGGTCTGTACGCGACCTTCGACTGCTCTCTCATCTACTTGCGCGgtgggaaagaagacagctGGAACCCTGTCCTCAGCGGGGCCCTCACGGGAGGCGTCCTCAGCATGCGCAGTGGATGGAGAAGTTGCATGAAAAACGCAGCCATTGGCGGAGTCCTCCTCGGAATCATCGAAGTTGTTCAACTC GCCTTTCAGCGCTCGACGGGGGAAGGCCCAACGCCCAGACAGCAGTATCGTCAGTACCTCGAGATggagcaggcagagagacgcgcggcaGAGCAAGCTGGcagttctccttctttcttcaagCGATTCTTCTCCAGCGGAGGTCCTCCGGGAAACTCGAACTCTGGATCGAGCTCTTCCCCTGGATCGAGCTCAGGAGGCTCCGAGTTTTTGCCGGAGAAACCGGAAGGTGTGTCTGTCTAG